A DNA window from Bos mutus isolate GX-2022 chromosome 11, NWIPB_WYAK_1.1, whole genome shotgun sequence contains the following coding sequences:
- the LOC138990018 gene encoding olfactory receptor 1L4-like, whose protein sequence is MTRGNQSHITEFLLLGLSSDPKQQVWLFASFLVMHLVNVGGNSVIIAAIQGDVRLHTPMYFFLSNLSFVDICFTNVIVPRMLANMQSKSKKVPFTQCLTQMYFFVACAITDSFLLAAMALDRYMAICHPLRYTTTMNPRCCLQLVTASWLVSHLHSLTHTILMARLSFCGPNIIHHFFCDVQPLLMLSCSDTSLNELLAFTEGSFVIMSPFIFITVSYVYITRAVLRVPSGRGRYKVFSTCGSHLTVVALYYGTAISVYIRPSSTYSVTKDRVVTVIYTVVIPMLNPFIYSLRNRDMKQALRKLARRKEQNKH, encoded by the coding sequence ATGACAAGAGGAAACCAGAGCCACATCACTGAATTCCTCCTTCTGGGACTGAGCAGTGACCCCAAACAGCAGGTGTGGCTCTTTGCCAGCTTTCTGGTAATGCACCTGGTCAATGTGGGAGGCAACTCAGTCATCATTGCAGCCATCCAAGGGGATGTTcgcctccacacccccatgtacttcttcctctccaacctaTCTTTTGTGGACATCTGCTTTACAAACGTCATTGTGCCAAGGATGCTGGCAAACATGCAGAGCAAGAGCAAGAAGGTCCCCTTCacccagtgcctgacacagatGTATTTCTTTGTGGCCTGTGCAATCACTGACAGCTTCCTCCTGGCTGCCATGGCCTTGGACCGCTACATGGCCATCTGCCACCCACTACGTTACACCACCACCATGAACCCCAGATGCTGCCTCCAGCTTGTGACAGCATCCTGGCTGGTATCCCACCTCCACTCCCTCACCCACACCATCCTTATGGCCCGCCTCTCCTTCTGTGGGCCCAACATCATCCACCACTTCTTCTGTGATGTCCAGCCTCTGCTGATGCTCTCCTGCTCTGACACCTCTCTCAATGAGCTCTTGGCCTTCACAGAGGGCTCCTTTGTGATCATGAGTCCCTTCATCTTCATTACTGTCTCTTATGTCTATATCACCCGTGCTGTTCTGAGAGTCCCTTCTGGGAGAGGCAGGTACAAGGTCTTCTCCACCTGTGGGTCCCACCTCACAGTTGTGGCATTATACTATGGGACTGCCATCTCAGTGTACATCCGCCCCTCATCCACCTACTCAGTGACAAAGGACCGGGTGGTCACTGTCATTTACACTGTGGTaatccccatgctgaaccctttTATCTATAGCCTTAGGAACAGGGACATGAAGCAAGCCTTGAGAAAGCTGGctaggagaaaagaacagaataagCATTGA